The Lachnospiraceae bacterium oral taxon 500 genome window below encodes:
- a CDS encoding cupin domain-containing protein produces the protein MAQVFSIAADRPPRSGMTISTVSGLRAKAEVVYFSLGAGTDISAETYPSPKLYIGAAGMTVFELGGKEHRKKAEVRSGELLIVPAGTLCGMAAADGSVYTEIIPGEELTMNQAVKAGEVFQLADLVAYEPGSIVNMDVASNEAMKFVIMAFDEGTGLSPHSAPGDALVFALEGKAVIGYEGQDHPIRAGENFRFAKGGLHSVTADGRFKMALLLTLK, from the coding sequence ATGGCGCAAGTCTTTTCGATTGCCGCGGACCGGCCGCCCCGAAGCGGCATGACGATATCAACCGTTTCCGGGCTACGGGCTAAGGCGGAGGTCGTTTATTTTTCGCTAGGAGCGGGCACCGATATCAGCGCCGAAACCTATCCCTCACCGAAACTATATATCGGTGCGGCCGGAATGACGGTATTTGAGCTGGGCGGTAAGGAACACAGAAAAAAGGCGGAAGTTAGATCTGGCGAGCTGCTGATCGTACCGGCTGGGACTTTATGCGGCATGGCGGCGGCAGACGGATCAGTTTACACGGAAATTATTCCGGGAGAGGAGCTTACTATGAATCAAGCGGTCAAAGCCGGGGAAGTTTTTCAATTGGCGGATCTGGTCGCCTATGAACCGGGCAGTATCGTGAATATGGATGTGGCCTCGAATGAGGCGATGAAGTTTGTAATCATGGCTTTTGACGAGGGCACGGGGTTATCTCCGCACAGCGCTCCGGGTGACGCGCTGGTGTTTGCGCTGGAAGGTAAAGCCGTAATCGGCTATGAGGGGCAGGATCATCCGATTCGGGCCGGCGAGAACTTTCGTTTTGCCAAGGGCGGATTGCACAGCGTAACGGCTGACGGCCGCTTTAAAATGGCGCTGCTGCTGACGCTGAAATAA
- a CDS encoding reactive intermediate/imine deaminase: MFHNVISSENAPKAIGSYSPGLCLNGLVLLSGQLPINPASGRIETEDIREQTRQAMKNIGALLKDADLTYRDIVRTTIFLADIHDFAAVNEAYAEYVEEPYPVRSCVQVAALPLGAKVEIEVTCVRGAISYE; encoded by the coding sequence ATGTTTCATAATGTGATTTCATCAGAAAACGCGCCCAAAGCCATCGGCAGCTATTCGCCCGGCCTTTGTCTAAATGGTTTGGTTTTGCTGTCCGGCCAGCTCCCAATCAACCCCGCCAGCGGCCGGATCGAGACCGAGGACATTAGGGAACAAACCCGGCAAGCCATGAAAAATATCGGCGCGCTGCTAAAAGACGCTGACCTGACTTACCGGGATATCGTCCGTACCACTATCTTTTTGGCGGATATCCATGATTTCGCCGCGGTCAACGAAGCTTATGCTGAATATGTCGAGGAGCCTTATCCGGTTCGTTCCTGCGTTCAGGTAGCTGCCTTGCCGCTGGGCGCGAAAGTGGAAATTGAAGTCACCTGTGTCCGAGGCGCTATTTCTTACGAATGA
- a CDS encoding glycoside hydrolase 105 family protein: MEIKRAEIIEKLDLVIDKLMNLEGPENEEELKAKGGEAIGYFKRDFGIKEWDWPQGVGLYGLFKLIKCLGREEYKDFLYRWFKDNLKAGLGSRNINTTAPLLTLVEVNEFFHDPEFEALCLDWAAWLMNCLPRTEEGGFQHVTSANGDRYGVRLNENEMWIDTIFMTVLFLNKMGHRYGRADWVAEAEHQVLMHIKYLYDKQTGLFYHGWTFNGRNNFGGIFWCRGNSWFTAGILEYIEAFDGRMNAGLKTFIVDTYKAQVKKLKELQAPSGLWHTVLTDESSYEEVSGSAAIAAGILRGVKTGILSDEYLECAFRAIKAILQNIAADGTVLNVSGGTGMGYDAEHYKNILIAPMAYGQSLTILALVRAIEYLSR; encoded by the coding sequence ATGGAGATTAAAAGAGCGGAAATTATTGAAAAATTAGATTTGGTGATTGATAAACTGATGAACTTAGAGGGGCCGGAAAATGAGGAAGAATTGAAAGCCAAAGGCGGCGAGGCGATCGGTTACTTTAAAAGAGATTTCGGCATCAAGGAATGGGACTGGCCGCAGGGCGTCGGTTTATATGGCTTGTTTAAGCTGATTAAATGCCTCGGCCGCGAAGAGTACAAAGATTTCTTGTATCGCTGGTTTAAGGATAATTTAAAAGCCGGTCTGGGGTCGCGCAATATCAATACCACCGCGCCGCTTTTGACCTTGGTGGAGGTCAATGAGTTTTTTCATGATCCGGAGTTTGAGGCGCTGTGTTTGGACTGGGCGGCATGGCTGATGAACTGCCTGCCGCGGACCGAGGAAGGCGGCTTTCAGCATGTGACCAGCGCCAACGGCGACCGTTACGGTGTCCGCTTAAATGAGAACGAGATGTGGATTGACACCATTTTTATGACGGTTTTGTTCTTAAACAAGATGGGCCATCGCTACGGGCGGGCCGACTGGGTGGCGGAAGCCGAGCATCAGGTGCTGATGCATATCAAATATTTGTATGATAAGCAAACCGGGCTGTTTTATCACGGCTGGACCTTTAACGGCCGCAATAACTTCGGCGGTATTTTTTGGTGCCGGGGCAACAGCTGGTTCACCGCCGGGATTCTGGAATATATCGAGGCCTTTGACGGCCGGATGAACGCCGGTTTAAAGACCTTTATCGTTGACACCTATAAAGCCCAGGTCAAAAAGCTGAAGGAACTGCAGGCCCCCTCCGGCTTATGGCACACCGTGCTGACGGATGAGTCCAGCTATGAGGAAGTATCCGGTTCGGCGGCAATCGCGGCCGGCATCCTGCGCGGCGTTAAGACCGGGATTTTAAGCGATGAATACTTAGAATGCGCTTTTCGGGCGATTAAGGCGATCCTGCAAAACATTGCCGCCGACGGAACGGTGCTGAATGTTTCCGGCGGCACCGGCATGGGCTATGACGCCGAGCATTATAAAAATATCCTGATCGCGCCGATGGCGTATGGTCAGTCCTTGACCATTCTGGCGCTGGTCCGGGCGATTGAGTATTTGTCCCGATAA
- a CDS encoding ABC transporter ATP-binding protein, which produces MVEIENLSLSYGNSPKVLKDISLSINKGECVLFTGKSGSGKSSIINSINGLAVRYDGAIMEGAIKIENRDVRDLQLYEISSLVSSVFQNPKTHFFNINTTLELLFYLENIGLSKKQMDERLNNMLELFPIRHLLNRDIFKLSGGEKQILCIAASYIAGTEIIVLDEPSSNLDEENIKVIKEMLTKLKDKGKTLIISEHRIFYLMDIVDKVFLIKDGELQKEYTKTDFMKIPSEKLNELGLRDKAKVNLTVPEIQNGGSFQIKNIEFKFGRENNKLLFKDISFEMGKIYGIVGTNGLGKSTLLRCLIGLERKSKDEIYLDGKKLSKTDRLKISSLVMQDVNHQLFTDSVINEVRLGIKNIESSYVENILKKLDLYELKDCHPMSLSGGQKQRVAIASVLCKNSKLIFFDEPTSGMDYYNMMNISHLINECKSDNKIIFIVSHDQEFLNSTADYVMHL; this is translated from the coding sequence ATGGTAGAAATTGAAAATTTATCTCTATCTTATGGGAATTCCCCCAAAGTGTTAAAAGACATTTCTTTAAGTATAAATAAAGGTGAATGTGTATTATTTACAGGAAAAAGTGGAAGCGGAAAATCTTCGATTATAAATTCTATCAATGGATTAGCTGTACGATATGATGGGGCTATCATGGAGGGGGCTATCAAGATAGAAAATAGAGATGTTAGAGATCTCCAATTGTATGAAATTTCCAGTTTGGTATCAAGCGTATTTCAAAATCCAAAGACACACTTTTTTAATATAAATACTACCCTTGAATTACTTTTTTATTTAGAAAATATAGGGCTTTCAAAAAAACAAATGGATGAAAGACTAAATAATATGTTGGAGTTATTTCCGATAAGGCACCTTTTGAATAGGGATATTTTCAAGCTTTCAGGTGGAGAAAAGCAGATTTTATGTATTGCTGCAAGTTATATAGCAGGAACGGAAATAATTGTTTTAGATGAGCCTTCCTCAAATCTTGACGAAGAAAACATTAAAGTCATAAAAGAAATGCTTACCAAACTTAAAGATAAGGGGAAAACTCTTATAATTTCAGAGCATAGAATATTTTATCTCATGGATATTGTAGATAAAGTTTTTTTGATTAAAGATGGTGAACTACAAAAGGAATATACGAAAACAGATTTTATGAAAATACCGTCTGAAAAACTAAACGAGTTAGGTTTAAGAGATAAAGCTAAAGTAAATCTTACAGTACCTGAAATTCAAAATGGGGGAAGTTTTCAGATAAAAAATATTGAATTTAAGTTTGGCAGAGAAAACAATAAATTGCTTTTCAAAGATATCTCGTTTGAAATGGGCAAAATTTATGGAATAGTGGGAACAAACGGACTTGGGAAATCTACTTTATTGAGGTGTCTTATAGGCTTAGAAAGAAAATCTAAGGATGAAATTTATCTGGATGGTAAAAAACTTTCAAAAACAGACAGGCTTAAGATATCTTCACTTGTAATGCAAGATGTTAATCATCAGCTTTTTACAGATTCTGTTATAAATGAAGTAAGACTTGGAATAAAAAATATTGAAAGTAGTTATGTTGAAAATATTCTAAAAAAGCTTGATTTGTATGAATTGAAAGATTGTCATCCAATGAGCTTATCAGGCGGGCAAAAACAAAGAGTGGCAATTGCATCCGTATTGTGTAAGAATTCTAAACTTATATTTTTTGACGAACCGACAAGCGGAATGGATTATTATAACATGATGAATATATCGCATCTAATTAATGAATGCAAAAGTGATAATAAAATAATATTCATTGTTTCCCATGACCAAGAATTTTTAAATTCTACAGCTGATTATGTTATGCATTTATAA
- a CDS encoding sugar phosphate isomerase/epimerase, giving the protein MKIGVRAHDYGRFTVAELAALLRREGYDAAQLALPKVFTGVDSYAVIDGRLIESIRQEFDRQKIEIAVFGCYMDLANPDREIRRKAVETFCACLKWAKELGARVIGTETAYARLSGDDRKAWRPDMLDSIWRILEAANRIDMTVALEPVYWHPLTGLEEVQELLRQAQDKTHLKLIFDPANLLELPEATDQDAYWRKWLGAVGEWIEIFHIKDFTVSPAGEYVPRLLGEGVIRYKPIAAWIKANRPDSCLIREEMAPAEAQKDIRFLKEMFC; this is encoded by the coding sequence ATGAAAATAGGAGTTCGGGCCCATGATTATGGGCGGTTTACAGTGGCGGAGCTGGCGGCGCTCTTAAGGCGTGAGGGCTATGACGCAGCCCAGCTGGCACTGCCCAAGGTATTTACCGGGGTGGATAGCTACGCCGTGATTGATGGCCGGCTGATCGAAAGCATTCGGCAGGAGTTTGACCGGCAAAAGATAGAAATCGCCGTATTTGGCTGTTACATGGATCTGGCCAATCCCGATCGGGAAATCCGGCGCAAGGCGGTGGAGACGTTTTGCGCTTGTCTGAAGTGGGCCAAAGAGTTAGGTGCTAGGGTGATCGGCACGGAAACGGCTTATGCTAGGTTAAGCGGTGATGACCGCAAGGCGTGGCGGCCGGATATGCTCGACAGTATTTGGCGCATATTAGAAGCAGCCAACCGGATCGATATGACGGTAGCGCTTGAGCCGGTGTATTGGCACCCGCTGACGGGTTTAGAAGAGGTGCAGGAGCTTTTGCGTCAGGCGCAGGATAAGACGCATTTAAAACTGATTTTTGACCCAGCCAATTTGTTGGAGTTGCCGGAGGCGACCGATCAGGACGCTTACTGGCGGAAGTGGCTGGGCGCGGTCGGCGAGTGGATTGAGATTTTTCATATCAAGGATTTTACGGTATCGCCGGCCGGCGAGTATGTACCCAGACTTTTGGGGGAAGGCGTCATTCGGTACAAGCCGATCGCAGCTTGGATCAAGGCCAACCGGCCGGATAGTTGTCTGATCCGCGAGGAAATGGCGCCGGCCGAGGCGCAAAAGGACATTCGGTTTTTAAAAGAAATGTTTTGCTAA
- a CDS encoding CoA-substrate-specific enzyme activase, protein MKQLGMDIGTSSVKLVLMEDGVIRGKWMGKHHGRLLATILAGLESLAPRDEDWLCAVTGANARIVTERTDVFRLGDVPALTEGLKKICPEAGSVIDIGGQGARFVTGLTAGMPEFNINEHCAGGTGSFFEDQMSRLNMKIEDYSALVRQARSVPRLSGRCAVFAKSDIIHHQQEGVPAPDILLGLCYAMVRNYKAAIVKNLPVVKPVAFVGGVTLNEGVVRAVREVFALMDGELLIPEEALYVSAIGAAVKAETVVSLEGLTADLTKAGEREAERILPKLLLTPGTVLAEPKMTGLIPADGCALGIDIGSTSTNLVLIGRDGRLLDAQYLRTAGDPEAAVRRGLNTIRRKYGEIPFLSVGVTGSGRERIGRMIGADAIRDEITAQAKGAVFAVPEADTVFEIGGQDSKYISLKNGEVADFQMNKICAAGTGSFVEEQAARMNIPIGEFGDLALTAEMPAELGERCTVFIETAIESKQAEGAEPKDIAAGLCHAIVRNYLHKVVGNRPVGRHIVLQGGVAYNPGIVAAFQQEYRERLTVSPCFSVSGAFGVALLALEAAGTEPSGFKGYDFPGAEAGSAVYSAEVEKNIAFYRRAKQSFFKGYEPAAVPGRKTVGIPYVLMMHKFFPLANAFFKALGFNVLLSDPSNRETIRLSQESARGETCYPVKLIYGHMLELAAKKVDYIFLPHVRTIKHEKSGAVSNYGCVYMQSAAVSIARVLRLEEKGIKLLNPTFDLDFGKEAMAAAMLAVGQELGRPKPLCVPALMAGAMAVRQYTAAAEKLGRELLDTLRPEDKVLVMITRNYGLQDPVLNMGIPELLLERGYKVINLEHLPAHDLSLEEDYPNLYWPFGQHILSGAKLIARHPNLYAVYLTNHGCGPDTMLAHMFKEEMGEKPYLQIEVDEHFSKVGVITRIEAFLNSLSRRPALPLPDDFELTAVKPRHRRLFVRPEELRRERDLYLPELGAYTEYIRDYFRRAYGLETKVMPGAGRLQLMLGRAETSAKEYLPFTALLGSVLHQLQKIKPEERARADFLIPMTEGAEADGQYAGGIRSVLNGKGYEQTGIFAPILEQAPITLKEPELLFRALLAGDLFYAAPPEKRENTKRQRIPDAAELVRLAAESRPEQAAGAVIAVVGTPLCQTVLNEGVLDTLEAEGIRIVRAPLAEALLFQWREEAHVQKNGAETLRRMRALLAEVFACLGQASAVTADMDQLTQTADRYVKGVQGGNLRYRYAKAVELGERFSAVLALAPRYENAAMVMEMRNLSAEVKARFMQIYFDGDWDETAWARLRSFLYYLKAGKNQ, encoded by the coding sequence ATGAAACAACTGGGAATGGATATCGGAACGTCCAGTGTCAAGCTGGTGCTGATGGAAGACGGCGTAATTCGCGGGAAGTGGATGGGTAAGCACCACGGGCGGCTGCTGGCAACGATTTTGGCCGGACTGGAGAGCCTTGCACCCCGGGATGAGGATTGGCTGTGCGCTGTGACCGGCGCTAACGCTAGGATCGTGACGGAGCGGACGGACGTCTTTCGCTTGGGGGATGTTCCGGCGCTGACCGAGGGCCTAAAAAAGATTTGCCCAGAAGCCGGGAGCGTGATTGATATCGGCGGTCAGGGTGCCCGGTTTGTCACCGGTCTAACTGCGGGAATGCCGGAATTTAATATCAACGAGCATTGCGCGGGCGGAACCGGTTCTTTTTTTGAGGATCAGATGTCCCGGCTGAACATGAAGATCGAGGATTATTCGGCACTGGTTCGGCAGGCGCGGTCGGTGCCGAGATTATCCGGGCGCTGCGCGGTCTTTGCCAAAAGCGATATTATCCATCATCAGCAGGAAGGTGTGCCGGCACCGGATATTTTGCTGGGGCTATGCTATGCGATGGTCAGAAATTACAAAGCGGCGATTGTCAAAAACTTGCCGGTCGTTAAACCGGTTGCCTTTGTCGGCGGAGTAACCCTGAATGAAGGCGTGGTACGGGCGGTGCGGGAAGTCTTCGCGCTGATGGATGGAGAATTGCTGATCCCGGAGGAGGCGCTTTATGTCTCGGCTATCGGCGCGGCGGTTAAGGCGGAAACGGTAGTATCCTTGGAAGGGCTGACCGCCGACTTGACCAAAGCCGGCGAGCGGGAGGCGGAGCGGATCTTGCCCAAGCTGCTCTTAACGCCCGGAACGGTGCTGGCGGAGCCGAAAATGACCGGACTGATCCCGGCGGACGGCTGCGCGCTGGGAATAGATATCGGCTCGACCAGCACCAATTTGGTACTGATCGGCCGCGATGGCAGGCTGCTTGACGCCCAATACCTGCGGACGGCCGGCGATCCGGAAGCAGCGGTTCGGCGCGGCCTAAACACGATCCGGCGCAAGTACGGGGAAATTCCTTTTCTGTCAGTCGGCGTGACCGGCTCTGGCCGGGAGAGGATCGGCCGGATGATCGGTGCGGACGCGATCAGGGACGAGATTACCGCCCAAGCGAAAGGAGCGGTTTTTGCCGTACCGGAAGCGGATACGGTCTTTGAGATCGGCGGGCAGGACTCCAAGTATATTTCCCTGAAAAACGGAGAAGTTGCTGATTTTCAAATGAATAAAATTTGCGCGGCCGGAACCGGCTCGTTTGTCGAGGAACAGGCGGCTCGAATGAATATTCCGATTGGGGAGTTCGGGGATTTGGCGCTGACCGCAGAAATGCCGGCCGAACTAGGCGAGCGGTGTACAGTTTTTATCGAGACGGCGATTGAGTCAAAACAGGCCGAAGGCGCCGAGCCCAAGGATATTGCCGCTGGGCTTTGCCATGCGATTGTCCGGAATTATCTGCATAAGGTGGTCGGCAATCGGCCGGTCGGCCGGCATATTGTTCTTCAGGGCGGGGTTGCTTATAATCCGGGAATTGTGGCGGCGTTCCAGCAGGAGTACCGGGAGCGGCTGACGGTCTCGCCTTGTTTTTCCGTCAGCGGGGCATTTGGCGTGGCACTGCTGGCGCTGGAAGCGGCCGGTACCGAGCCAAGCGGTTTTAAGGGCTATGATTTTCCGGGCGCCGAAGCCGGGAGCGCGGTCTATTCGGCCGAAGTGGAAAAAAATATTGCGTTTTACCGCCGGGCTAAGCAGTCCTTTTTCAAAGGCTATGAGCCGGCAGCCGTCCCGGGCCGAAAAACCGTGGGTATTCCCTATGTTCTGATGATGCATAAGTTTTTTCCGCTGGCCAACGCGTTTTTTAAAGCGCTGGGCTTTAACGTGCTGTTATCCGACCCGTCTAACCGGGAAACGATCCGGCTCTCCCAGGAAAGCGCCCGGGGCGAAACCTGCTATCCGGTCAAATTGATTTACGGGCATATGCTGGAGCTGGCTGCCAAAAAGGTCGATTATATTTTTCTGCCGCATGTGCGGACAATCAAACATGAAAAATCAGGGGCGGTGTCCAATTATGGCTGCGTTTACATGCAGTCGGCAGCGGTTTCAATTGCCCGTGTCCTTAGACTTGAGGAAAAGGGGATCAAGCTTTTAAATCCAACCTTTGATCTGGACTTTGGCAAAGAAGCAATGGCCGCGGCGATGCTGGCGGTCGGTCAGGAGCTGGGGCGGCCGAAGCCGCTGTGTGTACCGGCGCTGATGGCGGGGGCGATGGCGGTTCGGCAGTATACCGCTGCCGCCGAAAAACTAGGCCGGGAGCTACTGGATACTTTGCGGCCGGAGGACAAGGTGCTGGTCATGATCACCCGAAACTACGGTCTGCAAGATCCGGTGCTGAATATGGGAATTCCGGAGCTGCTGCTGGAAAGAGGCTACAAGGTCATTAATTTGGAGCATTTGCCGGCACATGATCTGTCGCTGGAAGAGGATTACCCCAATCTGTACTGGCCGTTTGGGCAGCATATCCTATCCGGCGCCAAACTGATCGCCCGCCACCCGAACTTATACGCGGTTTATCTGACCAATCACGGCTGCGGGCCGGATACGATGCTGGCGCATATGTTTAAGGAAGAAATGGGCGAAAAACCCTATCTGCAAATTGAGGTTGATGAACATTTTTCCAAGGTTGGGGTAATCACCCGGATCGAGGCGTTTTTGAACAGTCTGTCGCGCCGGCCGGCTCTGCCGCTGCCGGATGATTTTGAGCTGACAGCGGTTAAGCCGCGGCACCGGCGGTTGTTTGTCCGACCGGAGGAGCTGCGCCGGGAGCGGGATTTGTACCTGCCGGAGCTGGGCGCCTACACCGAGTATATCCGCGATTATTTCCGCCGGGCCTATGGTCTGGAAACCAAAGTAATGCCCGGCGCCGGCCGGCTGCAGCTGATGCTGGGCCGGGCGGAAACGAGCGCCAAAGAATACCTGCCGTTTACGGCGCTGCTGGGCAGCGTCTTGCACCAACTGCAAAAAATTAAGCCGGAGGAAAGAGCGCGCGCCGATTTTCTGATTCCGATGACGGAAGGGGCGGAAGCGGACGGACAGTATGCCGGCGGGATTCGCAGCGTGTTAAACGGCAAGGGCTATGAGCAGACGGGGATTTTTGCGCCGATCTTGGAGCAGGCGCCGATCACGCTGAAAGAACCGGAACTCCTGTTTCGAGCCTTGCTGGCCGGTGACCTGTTTTACGCGGCACCGCCGGAGAAGCGGGAAAATACCAAGCGGCAGCGGATACCAGACGCAGCCGAGCTGGTACGGCTGGCGGCCGAGAGCCGGCCGGAGCAAGCGGCGGGGGCGGTCATTGCCGTAGTTGGGACGCCGCTGTGTCAAACCGTCTTAAATGAGGGCGTGCTGGATACGCTGGAAGCGGAAGGGATCCGGATCGTCCGTGCGCCGTTGGCGGAAGCCTTACTCTTTCAGTGGCGGGAAGAGGCGCATGTCCAAAAAAACGGCGCCGAAACGCTGCGGCGAATGCGGGCACTATTAGCGGAAGTGTTTGCTTGTCTTGGTCAGGCATCGGCCGTTACGGCCGATATGGATCAGTTGACGCAAACGGCCGACCGCTATGTGAAAGGCGTGCAGGGCGGGAACCTGCGTTATCGCTACGCCAAAGCGGTGGAGCTTGGGGAGCGCTTTTCGGCGGTCTTGGCGCTGGCACCGCGCTATGAAAACGCCGCTATGGTGATGGAAATGAGAAATCTTTCGGCCGAGGTCAAAGCCCGGTTTATGCAGATATATTTTGACGGCGACTGGGACGAAACCGCCTGGGCCAGACTCCGCTCATTTTTGTATTATTTAAAGGCTGGGAAAAACCAATAA
- a CDS encoding energy-coupling factor transporter transmembrane protein EcfT: protein MPAFQDNPYNPNPITKMCIIILLGFTVFHQVNIYFEWGIIFLISFLFYKNGLKKEALKNAAFFAVFSCIVPNIGVIKNMNPFIMMFFIVFVVCRMIYLPYSAGKFFIRTSDVGSIISSMDKIKVPQNISIPIAVMFRFFPSFKEEWKNIKMAMKIRGITFKTPFSYMEYVIVPLLVVSSNIADDIAKAAETKCIENPIKKTRYISVKIKAVDFVYVFLMLIMIVGGILW, encoded by the coding sequence ATGCCTGCTTTTCAAGATAACCCTTATAATCCCAATCCTATTACCAAGATGTGCATTATTATTTTACTTGGATTTACAGTGTTTCATCAAGTAAATATATATTTTGAATGGGGCATAATATTTTTAATTTCATTTCTTTTTTATAAAAATGGATTAAAAAAAGAAGCTTTAAAAAATGCAGCTTTTTTTGCTGTATTTTCTTGCATAGTTCCTAATATTGGGGTTATTAAAAATATGAACCCTTTTATTATGATGTTTTTCATAGTGTTTGTAGTTTGCAGGATGATTTATTTGCCGTATAGTGCCGGTAAATTTTTTATAAGGACATCCGACGTGGGGAGCATTATATCTTCGATGGATAAAATAAAAGTTCCTCAGAATATTTCTATACCTATCGCTGTAATGTTTCGTTTTTTTCCATCATTTAAGGAAGAGTGGAAAAATATAAAAATGGCAATGAAGATCAGAGGAATTACCTTTAAAACCCCTTTTTCTTATATGGAGTATGTAATTGTTCCATTGCTTGTGGTTTCATCAAACATTGCTGATGATATTGCAAAGGCGGCGGAAACAAAATGTATTGAAAATCCTATTAAAAAAACAAGGTATATATCTGTTAAGATAAAAGCAGTTGATTTTGTCTATGTGTTTTTAATGCTAATTATGATTGTAGGAGGAATTTTATGGTAG
- a CDS encoding Crp/Fnr family transcriptional regulator, with the protein MEIPAKCRRCQQRCIDNVTFLTDLTEEKQQKIMQSAVRKKYKKDSYLFMAEDPIDAIYIVHSGKVKLSVCDREGREQIIGVFTERDTIWEGIFTEENKYPYGAVCMTDVDCCKLYRRDVESIMRDSAVALRVIGLLSRKLSDANERILLLATDSPKARLAGFLLQRSRQLGRDIFVSRLEEIAASIHLRPETVSRKIKEMEREGLIVKSGQSGIQILDSEGLRRVFQE; encoded by the coding sequence ATGGAGATTCCGGCAAAATGCCGCCGCTGTCAGCAGCGGTGCATTGACAATGTGACGTTTTTAACGGATCTGACTGAGGAAAAGCAGCAAAAGATCATGCAAAGCGCGGTCAGAAAAAAGTATAAAAAAGACAGTTATCTTTTCATGGCAGAAGACCCGATCGACGCGATTTATATCGTCCACAGCGGAAAAGTAAAGCTAAGCGTGTGCGACCGGGAAGGCCGAGAGCAGATCATCGGCGTTTTCACCGAGCGCGATACTATTTGGGAAGGCATTTTTACCGAGGAAAACAAATATCCCTACGGAGCGGTCTGTATGACGGACGTGGATTGCTGTAAGCTTTATCGCCGGGACGTGGAAAGTATCATGCGGGACTCGGCGGTTGCCCTTCGGGTGATTGGACTGTTGAGCCGGAAGCTGAGTGACGCCAATGAGCGGATCTTGCTGCTGGCGACCGATTCGCCGAAAGCGCGGCTAGCCGGGTTTCTGTTGCAGCGGAGCCGGCAGCTTGGCCGGGATATCTTTGTTTCAAGGCTGGAAGAGATCGCCGCCTCGATCCATTTGCGGCCGGAAACGGTCAGCCGCAAAATTAAGGAAATGGAAAGAGAAGGCCTGATCGTTAAGAGCGGGCAGAGCGGCATTCAGATTTTGGACAGCGAAGGGCTGCGCCGGGTCTTTCAGGAATAG